One part of the Streptomyces lydicus genome encodes these proteins:
- a CDS encoding TlpA family protein disulfide reductase, with product MPFLTAAVVLVGALCVLDLVLTIGVIRRLRERAATPADRRAAPSADIEVGTPVADFETVTSAGEHLIRAELTEDTLVAFFAPGCAPCVEKLPGFTAHAAARPGGRRRVLAAVIGEPAEARQFAAPLTAVARVVIEEPGGALSTAFAVHAYPTMLRVAPDAEGRLVVTSNAVDLHHPAVTAA from the coding sequence ATGCCCTTCCTGACCGCCGCGGTCGTACTCGTCGGCGCGCTGTGCGTGCTCGACCTCGTCCTCACCATCGGAGTGATCAGACGGCTGCGGGAACGCGCCGCGACCCCGGCCGACCGCCGGGCAGCGCCCTCCGCCGACATCGAAGTGGGCACGCCCGTAGCGGACTTCGAGACGGTGACCTCGGCAGGCGAGCACCTGATCCGGGCGGAACTCACCGAGGACACCTTGGTGGCGTTCTTCGCGCCGGGCTGCGCCCCCTGTGTAGAGAAGCTGCCCGGGTTCACCGCCCACGCCGCCGCCCGGCCCGGCGGGCGGCGGCGGGTCCTGGCTGCCGTCATCGGAGAACCGGCCGAGGCCAGGCAGTTCGCCGCACCCCTCACCGCCGTCGCCCGCGTGGTGATCGAGGAACCGGGAGGCGCCCTGAGCACAGCCTTCGCCGTACACGCCTACCCGACGATGCTGCGGGTCGCCCCGGACGCCGAAGGCCGCCTGGTGGTCACCTCCAACGCGGTCGACCTGCACCACCCGGCTGTGACGGCCGCATGA
- a CDS encoding MauE/DoxX family redox-associated membrane protein, with the protein MPTTAYLATGLRCLIGTVVLLALCGKTTRNGGFRAFVSSLHGLRLLPARYARPAAVAVIAGEGAVVIVLALPWQAAAAWGFCLAAALLAVLTAGVGLALRRGARAPCRCFGGTAKPLGGHHLLRNVLLAGLALLGAVISAAPPPPAHPAGTALAAVAGVVLGGLIAVLDELIAFFRPAVAPQRR; encoded by the coding sequence ATGCCCACGACGGCCTACCTGGCGACCGGTCTACGGTGCCTGATCGGCACGGTTGTCCTGCTCGCCCTGTGCGGCAAGACGACCCGCAACGGTGGCTTCAGGGCATTCGTGTCCTCGCTGCACGGGCTGCGCCTCCTACCCGCCCGCTACGCACGGCCCGCCGCCGTGGCCGTTATCGCCGGCGAGGGGGCGGTGGTGATCGTGCTGGCGCTTCCCTGGCAGGCCGCGGCGGCATGGGGCTTCTGCCTGGCCGCGGCACTGCTGGCGGTGCTCACCGCCGGTGTCGGCCTTGCGCTGCGCCGCGGGGCCCGGGCTCCGTGCCGCTGCTTCGGAGGGACGGCGAAACCGCTCGGAGGCCACCACCTGCTGCGCAACGTCCTGCTCGCCGGGCTCGCGCTGCTCGGTGCGGTGATCTCCGCCGCACCACCGCCGCCCGCGCACCCGGCGGGTACTGCCCTGGCGGCGGTGGCCGGGGTGGTGCTCGGCGGCCTGATCGCCGTCCTCGACGAGTTGATCGCCTTCTTCCGGCCCGCCGTGGCACCGCAACGACGCTGA